The following coding sequences are from one Halorubrum sp. BOL3-1 window:
- a CDS encoding OFA family MFS transporter yields MDDGESDGSTGDTDEADETGTAGGVDYAGRAADILGFSRWWQIAAAAGMMAAVSPYQYVWSSIEQPLSNSLDIALPALGAVFSLYVVFQSLSQFPAGKWRDSRGPGALTFLAALLAGGGYIGLAYATSLWQLYLLYSLGAVGVGIVYTVAVNTAVKWFPDRTGLTTGVGTMAFAAGSALVVPYVRANATVAAYSDVLRNIGIGILVVTLVGSFLLRDPPKDWLDREEDGEGNEGDEGLAPSIRGRNYTSREMLSTWQFWLLYAMFIAMASADLLVIANVVRFAENFGLAALVATLSATLLPVAAGVSRLVLGEAIDRFERKHVMAGSFFLAGLFRIGLVGAGEAGNGAVFVAFVLGAMFFSSPLYVYFPSLLADYYGAGNSSGNYAVLYTAKVGGGVFSGTVAGYLVATLGWTPTFALGGGLAVAAGLAVYVLRPPSGSGLETGEPAAAD; encoded by the coding sequence ATGGATGACGGCGAATCGGACGGCTCGACCGGCGATACCGACGAGGCGGATGAGACCGGAACGGCCGGCGGCGTCGACTACGCGGGGCGCGCGGCCGACATCCTCGGCTTCTCCCGGTGGTGGCAGATCGCCGCCGCGGCCGGGATGATGGCCGCGGTGAGTCCGTACCAGTACGTCTGGTCGTCCATCGAGCAGCCGCTCTCGAACAGCCTCGACATCGCGCTGCCGGCGCTGGGCGCGGTGTTCTCCCTTTACGTCGTCTTTCAGTCGCTCTCGCAGTTCCCCGCGGGCAAGTGGCGCGACAGTCGGGGACCGGGCGCGCTCACGTTCCTCGCCGCGCTGTTGGCCGGTGGGGGGTACATCGGGCTGGCGTACGCGACGAGCCTCTGGCAGCTGTACCTACTGTACTCGCTCGGCGCGGTCGGGGTCGGTATCGTCTACACCGTCGCGGTCAACACCGCGGTGAAGTGGTTCCCGGACCGGACTGGGCTGACGACGGGCGTCGGCACGATGGCGTTCGCCGCCGGGAGCGCCCTCGTCGTCCCGTACGTCCGCGCGAACGCGACCGTGGCGGCGTACAGCGACGTGCTCCGCAACATCGGGATCGGAATTCTGGTCGTGACGCTCGTCGGCTCGTTCCTCCTCCGGGACCCACCGAAGGACTGGCTGGACCGCGAGGAGGACGGCGAAGGCAACGAGGGCGACGAGGGCCTCGCCCCCTCGATCCGCGGCCGCAACTACACCTCGCGAGAGATGCTCTCGACGTGGCAGTTCTGGCTGCTGTACGCGATGTTCATCGCGATGGCGAGCGCGGACCTCCTCGTCATCGCGAACGTGGTCCGGTTCGCGGAGAACTTCGGGCTGGCGGCGCTCGTCGCGACGCTCTCCGCGACGCTCCTCCCCGTCGCCGCGGGCGTCTCGCGGCTGGTCCTCGGCGAGGCGATCGATCGGTTCGAGCGCAAGCACGTGATGGCCGGATCGTTCTTCCTCGCCGGACTCTTCCGGATCGGGCTGGTGGGCGCCGGCGAGGCGGGCAACGGCGCCGTCTTCGTCGCGTTCGTCCTCGGCGCGATGTTCTTCTCCTCGCCGCTGTACGTCTACTTCCCGTCGCTCCTGGCCGACTACTACGGCGCGGGCAACTCTTCGGGCAACTACGCGGTCCTGTACACCGCGAAGGTCGGCGGCGGCGTCTTCTCCGGCACGGTCGCCGGCTACCTCGTCGCGACGCTCGGATGGACCCCGACGTTCGCGCTCGGCGGCGGACTGGCGGTCGCCGCGGGGCTCGCGGTGTACGTCCTCAGACCGCCGAGCGGGTCCGGGCTGGAGACGGGCGAGCCGGCGGCCGCGGACTGA
- a CDS encoding NAD(P)/FAD-dependent oxidoreductase, whose translation MTDVGIVGAGAGAAAAAFVIDRTVPDADVTVVEKSGGLCGRAATRRHDSLTYDYGANYLKSDDDRVVELITETLDDEGLVDVTEPVYTFEADEAVSPGRDADEHKWSYRRGLTQVAKRLFGRTDATVHRRTRVETVRRVGGDDGDTGAVNDANATDDGRWELDDDDGGTHGPFDVLLLNPPAPQTAELLRTADWDDPLRETLVEAVGGVEYNSVWSAVLHYPFALDVPYYALVNTDKEHAVGWISREECKAGHVPDGETLLVVQASGAWSAAHYDDDPAENVAALADHAADIIGDERLADPAWTDHQGWRYAHPEGGVDRGPVDSARDAGLYLLGDWVGGEGRLHAALANGLDVGERVAYGT comes from the coding sequence ATGACAGACGTAGGCATCGTCGGCGCGGGCGCGGGGGCGGCCGCGGCGGCGTTCGTCATCGACCGAACCGTGCCCGACGCGGACGTGACAGTCGTCGAGAAGTCCGGCGGGCTGTGCGGGCGTGCGGCGACCCGCCGGCACGACTCCCTCACGTACGACTACGGGGCGAACTACCTGAAGAGCGACGACGACCGCGTCGTCGAACTGATCACCGAGACGCTTGACGACGAGGGGTTAGTCGACGTGACCGAACCGGTGTACACCTTCGAGGCCGACGAGGCGGTGTCACCGGGCCGCGACGCCGACGAGCACAAGTGGAGCTACCGGCGGGGACTCACCCAGGTCGCGAAGCGGCTGTTCGGCCGCACCGACGCGACGGTCCACCGACGGACCCGCGTCGAGACGGTCCGACGGGTCGGAGGCGACGACGGGGATACGGGCGCTGTCAACGACGCAAACGCGACCGACGACGGACGCTGGGAGCTCGACGACGACGACGGCGGGACGCACGGCCCCTTCGACGTCCTCCTGTTGAACCCGCCGGCCCCGCAGACGGCCGAGCTGCTCCGGACGGCCGACTGGGACGACCCGCTCCGAGAGACGCTCGTCGAGGCGGTCGGGGGGGTCGAGTACAACAGCGTCTGGAGCGCGGTGTTACACTACCCGTTCGCGCTCGACGTGCCCTACTACGCGCTCGTCAACACCGACAAGGAACACGCGGTCGGGTGGATCTCCCGCGAGGAGTGTAAGGCCGGTCACGTCCCGGACGGCGAGACGCTGCTCGTCGTCCAGGCGAGCGGCGCGTGGTCCGCGGCGCACTACGACGACGACCCGGCCGAGAACGTCGCCGCGCTCGCGGACCACGCCGCCGACATCATCGGCGACGAGCGACTGGCGGACCCCGCGTGGACCGACCACCAGGGGTGGCGCTACGCGCACCCGGAGGGCGGGGTCGACCGCGGCCCGGTCGACTCGGCGCGTGACGCGGGGCTGTACCTGCTCGGCGACTGGGTCGGGGGCGAGGGCCGCCTCCACGCCGCGCTCGCGAACGGACTCGACGTCGGCGAACGCGTCGCGTACGGAACGTAA
- a CDS encoding Dam family site-specific DNA-(adenine-N6)-methyltransferase produces the protein MAEPILKWAGGKRQLLDELYARFPSSFGRYHEPFVGGGAVFFDLEPARGTVNDANPRLVNFYEQVRDRPDELIARLAAFDDPESDPDPDLPYAEETARGRDVDAYYYQQRARFNRRPYEGAFDPLEEAALLLYLNRTCYNGLYRENADGGFNVPIGRYADPNWVQRDRIRRASDLLADAEIRNGDFAYVLDAAEPGDLVYFDPPYEPMSATASFNEYSASGFDREDQRRLLDVAGELDDAGAWVVLSNSGVMYDAYAEAGFRVDREDAARAINSDADNRDAVDEIVATNVPPAERREAGQRELSGF, from the coding sequence ATGGCCGAGCCGATCCTGAAGTGGGCCGGCGGGAAACGGCAGCTGCTCGACGAGCTGTACGCCCGGTTCCCGTCCTCCTTCGGCCGGTACCACGAGCCGTTCGTCGGCGGCGGCGCCGTCTTCTTCGACCTCGAACCGGCCCGCGGGACGGTCAACGACGCGAACCCGCGGCTGGTGAACTTCTACGAGCAGGTCCGCGACCGCCCCGACGAACTGATCGCGCGGCTGGCGGCGTTCGACGACCCCGAGAGCGATCCCGACCCCGACCTCCCGTACGCCGAGGAGACCGCCCGCGGCCGCGACGTGGACGCCTACTACTACCAGCAGCGCGCGCGGTTCAACCGTCGCCCGTACGAGGGGGCGTTCGACCCGCTGGAGGAGGCCGCGCTGCTCCTCTACCTCAACCGCACCTGCTACAACGGGCTCTACCGCGAGAACGCCGACGGCGGGTTCAACGTCCCGATCGGTCGGTACGCCGACCCGAACTGGGTACAGCGCGACCGGATCCGGCGCGCGAGCGACCTGCTCGCAGACGCCGAGATCCGCAACGGCGACTTCGCGTACGTCCTCGACGCCGCCGAGCCGGGCGATCTGGTCTACTTCGACCCGCCCTACGAGCCGATGAGCGCGACCGCGAGCTTCAACGAGTACAGCGCGTCGGGGTTCGACCGCGAGGACCAGCGCCGCCTGCTCGACGTCGCGGGCGAACTCGACGACGCCGGGGCGTGGGTCGTGCTCTCGAACAGCGGCGTCATGTACGACGCCTACGCCGAGGCGGGGTTCCGCGTCGACCGCGAGGACGCGGCCCGCGCGATCAACAGCGACGCCGACAACCGAGACGCCGTCGACGAGATCGTCGCGACGAACGTTCCGCCCGCGGAGCGCCGCGAGGCCGGTCAGCGGGAGCTATCCGGCTTCTGA
- a CDS encoding universal stress protein, with product MTDLDIDLVLVPVDGSEEAHEAVDYAIAVATEYNASVHALYVLDEEVVRAIDHGVVDESEVADDSEAFTESVARRAETAGVPHSNSIAYGFSTSVKTVHPGSVVLDTAEELASDFIVVPREPVSGDPGEVLGKAAEYVLLYASQPVLSV from the coding sequence ATGACCGATCTCGACATCGACCTCGTCCTCGTGCCCGTCGACGGCAGCGAGGAGGCACACGAGGCGGTCGATTACGCCATCGCGGTCGCGACCGAGTACAACGCGAGCGTCCACGCGCTGTACGTGCTCGACGAGGAGGTCGTCCGCGCCATCGACCACGGCGTGGTCGACGAGAGCGAGGTGGCCGACGACTCCGAGGCGTTTACCGAGTCCGTCGCCCGCCGCGCGGAGACCGCCGGGGTGCCCCACAGCAACTCGATCGCGTACGGCTTCTCCACCTCGGTGAAGACGGTTCACCCCGGGAGCGTCGTCCTCGACACCGCCGAGGAGCTGGCGTCCGACTTCATCGTCGTCCCGCGCGAGCCGGTCTCCGGCGACCCCGGCGAGGTGCTGGGGAAGGCCGCCGAGTACGTCCTGTTGTACGCGAGCCAGCCCGTGCTGTCCGTCTGA
- a CDS encoding DUF63 family protein, which yields MVGGLLPAGTTLPPAPYLLVVLLATGGVAAALRRRRPRVTGRRVLALAPWMALGSAVHVLHVVDALPPVFAPLAGSPAVYLTVGSLAGAAWLAVDAARPDRVAATLAAAGALLLVPVVAVAVGTGLSPAGARWSAVAIALAVPIAGAAWVGLTRLRPAAAVTGGVGALAVFGHALDGVSTAVGTTHLGFGERTPLSRFLLELGGVPPVPVLGEGWLFLLVKIAVATAVTWLFAAYVRETPAEGYLLLGFVAAMGLGPAAHNLLLFSVAA from the coding sequence ATGGTCGGCGGCCTCCTCCCGGCTGGGACGACCCTCCCGCCCGCGCCGTACCTCCTCGTCGTCCTGCTCGCGACCGGCGGGGTCGCCGCCGCGCTCCGCCGCCGGCGCCCCCGGGTCACCGGCCGGCGCGTGCTCGCGCTCGCCCCGTGGATGGCGCTCGGCTCCGCGGTTCACGTCCTCCACGTCGTCGACGCGCTCCCGCCGGTCTTCGCCCCCCTCGCCGGCTCGCCGGCCGTCTACCTCACGGTGGGGTCGCTGGCGGGCGCCGCGTGGCTCGCCGTCGACGCCGCCCGCCCGGACCGCGTCGCGGCGACCCTCGCGGCCGCCGGCGCGCTCCTCCTCGTCCCCGTCGTCGCGGTCGCGGTCGGAACGGGCCTCTCTCCCGCCGGCGCGCGCTGGTCGGCGGTCGCGATCGCGCTCGCCGTCCCGATCGCTGGCGCCGCCTGGGTCGGCCTGACGCGGCTCCGACCCGCGGCCGCGGTCACCGGCGGCGTCGGCGCCCTCGCGGTGTTCGGTCACGCGCTCGACGGCGTCTCGACCGCGGTGGGGACGACCCATCTCGGCTTCGGCGAGCGCACGCCACTCTCGCGGTTCCTGTTGGAACTCGGCGGGGTCCCGCCCGTGCCGGTGCTGGGAGAGGGGTGGCTGTTCCTCCTCGTCAAGATCGCGGTCGCGACCGCGGTGACGTGGCTGTTCGCGGCGTACGTCCGCGAGACGCCGGCGGAGGGGTACCTCCTTCTCGGGTTCGTCGCGGCGATGGGACTCGGCCCGGCCGCGCACAACCTGCTGCTGTTCTCCGTGGCGGCGTAA
- a CDS encoding DUF456 family protein, with protein MPFPAAELSIALLVVWTASAFVPFVPSGVLAALTVVGYAYAVGFTEPGFAVLLALVLVSLLASAVDLLSGMVSGRLGGASTRSVVAGTLVGVALLLPLGPIGLVVGLCGTVFLAALYGNGAEPRVAARQAAYAAVGVLASAFVQAVLLGAVTVAFAIAVL; from the coding sequence ATGCCCTTCCCAGCCGCCGAACTGTCGATCGCGCTGCTCGTCGTCTGGACGGCCAGCGCGTTCGTCCCGTTCGTGCCGAGCGGCGTCCTTGCGGCGCTGACCGTCGTCGGCTACGCGTACGCTGTTGGCTTCACCGAGCCGGGTTTCGCGGTGCTGCTCGCGCTCGTCCTCGTCTCGCTTCTGGCGTCGGCCGTGGACCTGTTGTCGGGCATGGTCTCCGGTCGGCTCGGCGGCGCGTCGACGCGGAGCGTCGTCGCCGGCACGCTGGTCGGCGTCGCGCTGCTGCTCCCGCTCGGGCCGATCGGTCTCGTCGTCGGGCTGTGCGGCACCGTCTTCCTCGCCGCCCTGTACGGGAACGGCGCCGAGCCGCGCGTCGCAGCCCGGCAGGCGGCGTACGCGGCCGTCGGCGTCCTCGCCAGCGCGTTCGTCCAAGCGGTCCTGTTGGGCGCCGTCACGGTCGCGTTCGCGATCGCCGTCCTGTGA
- a CDS encoding DUF2150 family protein: MTDDDAVETFYTDERWQNWLDRLGEEELDPENEDSARLLLNLQDDAAIAMVKVLTAFDEGRIDEDRAVEEVRDIRDIVLADVEFDDEDKVMLIDGVQTSLVPVFYAAEEYVVGGVVEGDVSEFVRAAAEAEEGDDLDAALGYVVQAGTRVIDGEPLDIELVEDLEYGLVSEWVNGLDSLQSAIEDPEVVEEED, encoded by the coding sequence ATGACCGACGACGACGCCGTTGAAACGTTCTATACCGACGAACGCTGGCAGAACTGGCTCGATAGGCTGGGCGAGGAGGAACTCGATCCCGAAAACGAGGACTCGGCGCGGCTTCTCCTGAACCTCCAAGACGACGCGGCGATCGCGATGGTGAAGGTCCTCACCGCGTTCGACGAGGGGCGCATCGACGAGGACCGCGCGGTCGAGGAGGTCCGCGACATCCGCGACATCGTCCTCGCAGACGTCGAGTTCGACGACGAGGACAAGGTGATGCTGATCGACGGCGTCCAGACCTCGCTCGTCCCCGTCTTCTACGCGGCCGAGGAGTACGTCGTCGGCGGCGTCGTCGAGGGCGACGTGAGCGAGTTCGTGCGCGCGGCGGCCGAGGCCGAGGAGGGCGACGACCTCGACGCCGCGCTCGGCTACGTCGTCCAGGCCGGCACGCGCGTCATCGACGGCGAGCCGCTCGACATCGAACTCGTCGAGGACCTCGAGTACGGACTGGTCTCCGAGTGGGTCAACGGACTCGACTCCCTCCAGTCGGCCATCGAGGACCCTGAGGTCGTCGAGGAAGAGGACTGA
- a CDS encoding TatD family hydrolase, whose product MTADLGTPVLDDHLHLDPRHGRGTEAVEEFVRLGGTHLLVVNKPSWLLGVEPDEPEDFRAVFEETLETVAAADDALPGRAWPVLGVHPGLISRLVDERGFSPDEARDLMRGGLAVASEYVADGDALALKSGRPHYDVTDEVWEASNAVTRRAFELGTDVDCAVQLHTEASEDLTGLAAVAKAVGLDPSRVVKHYAAGELAGVTPSVMSDKERLERAAEAGEPFLMETDYVDDPDRPGMVLGPKTVPRRVRWMLEEGRDEAVRRAHVETPRDVYGIDTEATLDRTR is encoded by the coding sequence ATGACAGCGGATCTGGGCACGCCCGTGCTCGACGACCACCTCCACCTCGACCCCCGTCACGGTCGCGGGACCGAGGCCGTCGAGGAGTTCGTCCGGCTCGGCGGCACCCACCTGCTCGTGGTGAACAAACCCTCGTGGCTGCTCGGCGTCGAACCCGACGAGCCGGAGGACTTCCGGGCCGTCTTCGAGGAGACGCTGGAGACGGTCGCGGCCGCGGACGACGCCCTCCCGGGGCGCGCGTGGCCCGTCCTCGGCGTCCACCCGGGCCTAATCAGCCGACTGGTCGACGAGCGCGGCTTCTCGCCCGACGAGGCCCGCGACCTCATGCGCGGCGGGCTGGCGGTCGCGAGCGAGTACGTCGCCGACGGCGACGCGCTCGCGCTGAAGTCCGGCCGGCCGCACTACGACGTGACCGACGAGGTCTGGGAGGCGTCGAACGCGGTGACGCGGCGCGCGTTCGAGCTCGGGACCGACGTCGACTGCGCGGTCCAGCTCCACACCGAGGCCAGCGAGGACCTGACCGGCCTCGCCGCGGTCGCGAAGGCGGTCGGTCTCGACCCCTCGCGCGTCGTCAAACACTACGCCGCGGGCGAGTTGGCGGGCGTCACCCCGAGCGTGATGAGCGACAAAGAGCGGCTGGAGCGCGCCGCCGAGGCGGGCGAGCCGTTCCTGATGGAGACGGACTACGTCGACGACCCCGACCGGCCGGGGATGGTACTCGGGCCGAAGACCGTCCCGCGACGGGTCCGCTGGATGTTGGAGGAGGGACGCGACGAGGCGGTCCGGCGGGCGCACGTCGAGACGCCCCGGGACGTGTACGGGATCGACACCGAGGCGACGCTCGACCGCACGCGGTGA
- a CDS encoding cupin domain-containing protein, with amino-acid sequence MEKVALAEAFDSFDETWSPRLAGELNGQAVKLAKADGEFVCHRHEEADELFLVRDGRLRIEFREAADTVLDPGEFAIVPRGTEHRPVAEPEAEIMLFEPSETRNTGNVETDETVTDPERLD; translated from the coding sequence ATGGAGAAGGTCGCGCTCGCAGAGGCGTTCGACTCGTTCGACGAGACGTGGTCGCCGCGGCTCGCCGGCGAACTCAACGGGCAGGCGGTCAAGCTCGCGAAGGCGGACGGGGAGTTCGTCTGTCACCGACACGAGGAGGCCGACGAGCTGTTCCTCGTCCGCGACGGGCGGCTCCGGATCGAGTTCCGCGAGGCGGCGGACACAGTCCTGGATCCGGGCGAGTTCGCGATCGTCCCGCGCGGGACCGAACACCGCCCCGTCGCGGAACCGGAGGCGGAGATCATGCTGTTCGAGCCGAGCGAGACGCGCAACACGGGGAACGTCGAGACCGACGAGACCGTGACCGACCCGGAGCGGTTGGACTGA
- a CDS encoding penicillin acylase family protein, translating into MTRDTTRRAVLASVLAAGTAGLAASDAADLLDSFSPLSGEAWGAADRSLPETVESPHGSAEVARDEFGVPQVEADEEPAAYFAVGYCQAFDRLFAMDLQRRVMRGRLSEVIGGATLDGDEFNVAMGFVDAAEATWEVVAETRAGPLVKAFADGVNAAREDLPLPLEFELIGYEPEPWTPVDSMLMEKQISWTLTGDFGELRRALVTDRLGEGRAETLFPKRYDHDATILDGTETRLDESRAASTAGRGGSALTAERGGSASTARSGTGNDRSAVASVDPVDPALTDWLSGFESPTGVGSNSWVVSGDHTASGTPILAYDPHLSLQVPPLWYEQSVDTPERSVRGATFSGVPFVIAGANDRGAWSFTNLGADVLDCYRYEIDDAGDRYRYDGEWRPFEVDETRTIPVAGGDDRELRVRRTVHGPLIEREGQTVGVAWTGHTATRTTAAVEAYGRSEGVDDLLDATRDFDLPTQNLVYADADGRTLYFATGRLPVRRIDGEVVTGDRIFDGSAGEGEWEGFEPFGDSSWDGFVPFEEKPHAIDPDVLSTANQRPIDDPIHYVGTSYATPYRGARIATRLDDATGGEGPTDPDFHRGLQGDVRDGRAPEFVPELVAAVRDRADPDPSLADAAAALDAWDFRMRRDSRPALLFARYLPRFRERAFGPAFAEVDLGETYYPSDWTLARLPDDDPLFDERSRADLAVDALGGALSEVDDAGWETYGDYNTTRAVEHPVGGEAAFLNYAELPADGSPGTVKNYRVESAVGSSWRMVVRPGTDATAVLPGGNSGDYFSDHYDDQLRRWLDNDQRSMSLGGGDDHAVRFEPTEESR; encoded by the coding sequence GTGACACGAGACACCACGCGCCGCGCGGTCCTCGCGAGCGTCCTCGCGGCCGGCACCGCCGGGCTCGCGGCGAGCGACGCCGCCGACCTCCTCGACTCGTTCTCCCCGCTGTCGGGCGAGGCGTGGGGCGCTGCGGACCGCTCGCTCCCGGAGACCGTCGAGAGTCCGCACGGCTCGGCCGAGGTCGCCCGCGACGAGTTCGGCGTCCCCCAGGTCGAGGCCGACGAAGAGCCGGCCGCGTACTTCGCGGTCGGCTACTGTCAGGCGTTCGACCGGCTGTTCGCGATGGACCTCCAGCGCCGAGTGATGCGCGGCCGGCTCTCCGAGGTGATCGGCGGGGCGACGCTCGACGGCGACGAGTTCAACGTCGCGATGGGGTTCGTCGACGCCGCGGAGGCGACCTGGGAGGTCGTGGCCGAGACCCGCGCCGGTCCCCTCGTCAAGGCGTTCGCCGACGGCGTCAACGCGGCGAGGGAGGACCTGCCGCTCCCGCTGGAGTTCGAGCTGATCGGCTACGAGCCGGAGCCGTGGACCCCCGTCGACTCGATGCTGATGGAAAAGCAGATCTCGTGGACGCTAACCGGGGATTTCGGTGAACTACGCCGCGCGCTCGTGACCGACCGCCTCGGGGAGGGGCGCGCGGAGACGCTGTTCCCGAAGCGGTACGACCACGACGCGACGATACTCGACGGGACGGAGACGCGGCTGGACGAGTCGCGGGCGGCGTCGACCGCGGGGCGCGGCGGCTCGGCGTTGACGGCGGAGCGCGGTGGCTCGGCTTCGACCGCGCGAAGTGGAACCGGCAACGACCGGTCGGCGGTCGCGTCGGTCGACCCCGTCGACCCCGCCCTGACCGACTGGCTCTCCGGCTTCGAGTCACCGACGGGCGTCGGCTCGAACAGCTGGGTCGTCTCGGGCGATCACACCGCGAGCGGGACGCCGATTCTCGCGTACGACCCGCATCTCTCCTTGCAGGTCCCGCCGCTGTGGTACGAGCAGTCGGTCGACACCCCCGAGCGGTCGGTCCGGGGAGCGACGTTCTCCGGTGTTCCGTTCGTCATCGCGGGCGCGAACGACCGCGGCGCGTGGTCGTTCACCAACCTCGGCGCCGACGTCCTCGACTGCTACCGGTACGAGATCGACGACGCGGGCGACCGCTACCGCTACGACGGCGAGTGGCGCCCCTTCGAGGTCGACGAGACTCGGACGATACCGGTCGCCGGCGGCGACGACCGCGAACTCCGCGTGCGCCGCACCGTCCACGGGCCTCTCATCGAGCGCGAGGGGCAGACGGTCGGGGTGGCGTGGACGGGCCACACCGCCACGCGTACCACGGCCGCCGTCGAGGCGTACGGGCGCAGCGAGGGGGTAGACGACCTGCTCGACGCGACGCGCGACTTCGACCTGCCGACCCAGAACCTCGTGTACGCGGACGCGGACGGTCGGACCCTCTACTTCGCGACCGGTCGGCTGCCGGTTCGCCGGATCGACGGCGAGGTCGTCACGGGCGACCGCATCTTCGACGGCTCCGCCGGCGAGGGGGAGTGGGAGGGGTTCGAGCCGTTCGGAGACTCCTCGTGGGACGGGTTCGTCCCCTTCGAGGAGAAGCCGCACGCGATCGATCCGGACGTCCTCTCGACGGCTAACCAGCGCCCGATCGACGATCCGATCCACTACGTCGGAACCTCCTACGCGACCCCGTATCGCGGCGCGCGGATCGCGACCCGGCTCGACGATGCGACCGGCGGCGAGGGGCCGACGGACCCCGACTTCCACCGCGGTCTCCAGGGCGACGTGCGCGACGGACGCGCGCCGGAGTTCGTCCCGGAGTTGGTCGCCGCGGTCCGCGACCGGGCCGACCCCGACCCGTCGCTCGCCGACGCCGCCGCCGCGCTCGACGCGTGGGACTTCCGGATGCGGCGCGACTCCCGCCCCGCGCTGCTGTTCGCCCGCTACCTCCCGCGGTTCCGCGAGCGCGCCTTCGGTCCCGCCTTCGCCGAGGTCGATCTCGGCGAGACCTACTACCCGAGCGACTGGACGCTCGCGCGGCTCCCGGACGACGACCCGCTGTTCGACGAGCGCTCGCGGGCCGACCTCGCGGTCGACGCCCTCGGCGGCGCGCTCTCGGAGGTCGACGATGCGGGGTGGGAGACGTACGGCGACTACAACACGACCCGGGCCGTGGAACACCCGGTCGGCGGCGAGGCGGCGTTCCTGAACTACGCGGAACTCCCCGCCGACGGATCGCCGGGGACCGTGAAGAACTACCGCGTCGAGTCGGCTGTCGGGTCGAGCTGGCGGATGGTGGTGCGGCCGGGGACGGACGCGACCGCGGTCCTGCCGGGCGGGAACTCCGGCGACTACTTCTCCGATCACTACGACGACCAGCTCCGACGGTGGCTGGACAACGACCAGCGGTCGATGTCGCTCGGGGGCGGCGACGACCACGCCGTCCGGTTCGAACCGACGGAGGAGTCGCGATGA
- a CDS encoding molybdopterin-binding protein, producing MEVALITVGDELLSGDTVNTNANWLAGELSERGVAVGRILSIPDDRAEIAARVREYAADFDAVIVTGGIGSTPDDVTMEAVADAFDREMAPTDLTRESVERRLAAIRERVPDREFDVDLEAEAAVPEGSRPLVTEAGLAPGCVVEGVYVMPGIPDELKATFETVADEFAGDRRSRFLYTVEPESNIVAALETAMDRFEVAVGCYPDREADHNRLKVTATDDEALDGAAAWLLANVDASETPVSRDW from the coding sequence ATGGAGGTCGCGCTGATCACGGTCGGAGACGAACTGCTCTCGGGCGACACGGTGAACACGAACGCGAACTGGCTCGCCGGCGAGCTGAGCGAGCGCGGCGTTGCCGTGGGTCGCATCCTGTCGATCCCGGACGATAGGGCCGAGATCGCAGCGCGGGTGCGCGAGTACGCCGCCGACTTCGACGCCGTGATCGTCACCGGCGGGATCGGCAGCACCCCCGACGACGTGACGATGGAGGCGGTCGCGGACGCGTTCGACCGCGAGATGGCTCCGACCGACCTCACGCGCGAGTCGGTCGAGCGCCGGCTGGCCGCGATCCGCGAGCGGGTCCCCGACCGCGAGTTCGATGTCGACCTGGAAGCCGAGGCGGCGGTCCCCGAGGGGAGCCGCCCGCTCGTGACCGAGGCGGGACTCGCGCCGGGCTGCGTCGTCGAGGGGGTGTACGTCATGCCGGGAATTCCGGACGAGCTGAAGGCGACCTTCGAGACGGTGGCCGACGAGTTCGCGGGCGACCGGCGGTCGCGGTTCCTCTACACCGTCGAGCCGGAATCGAACATCGTCGCCGCCCTGGAGACGGCGATGGACCGGTTCGAGGTAGCCGTCGGCTGTTACCCCGACCGCGAGGCCGACCACAACCGCCTGAAGGTGACCGCGACCGACGACGAGGCGCTCGACGGCGCCGCGGCGTGGCTGTTAGCGAACGTCGACGCCAGCGAGACGCCGGTCTCGCGGGACTGGTGA